A region from the Canis lupus familiaris isolate Mischka breed German Shepherd chromosome 3, alternate assembly UU_Cfam_GSD_1.0, whole genome shotgun sequence genome encodes:
- the LOC119876155 gene encoding basic proline-rich protein-like produces the protein MVWQMGRRITPVSSMTVEQLRGLAERDEELGMVRKNGCQVQMRTAYGIISTCPRSCMFSVAICRSTVFIKQVVIKVIRAWFSSEPSGAMFKGWKSPGGGLRLSPGPRVRPRLHRLRSSIQPGGDPAPPRTDERSTNLGVESPGPLRVGWTRERPTRLRAARGAKAGPRLPPLGLWARDPLWAEDPAPSAPHPRHRGPTPELRTPGTQAPPRSCRPRAPRPHPGAADPGHPGPTPELPTPGTQAPPRSCRPRAPRPHPGAADPGHPGPTLELRTPGTQASPRSCRPRAPRPHPELPTPGTQAPPGAADPGHPGPTPELRTPGTQAPPRSCGPRAPRPHPELLTPGTQAPPWSCGPRAPRPHPGAADPGHPGPTPELRTRAPRPHPGAADPGHPGPTPELRTPGTQAPPRSCGPRAPRPHPGAADPGHPGPTPELPTPGTQAPPRSCGPGHPGPTPELPTPGTQAPPRSCRPRAPRPHPGAADPGHPGPTPELPTPGTQAPPRSCGPGHPGPTLELRTPGTQAPPRSCRPRAPRPHPGAADPGTQAPPRSCRPRAPRPHGPTPELPTPGTQAPPRSCGPGHPGPTLELRTPGTQAPPRGAAHPAGGDPEAYPQPWVLQGLRCLALTPLHPTAPHCLPCPSVARAGQSRFSGVPEEPGPSPAVPPCPLSPLPSLPAA, from the exons ATGGTATGGCAGATGGGGAGGCGAATCACCCCTGTCTCTTCTATGACAGTTGAACAGCTCCGTGGATTGGCGGAG AGAGATGAAGAGCTGGGAATGGTTAGGAAGAACGGTTGTCAAGTGCAGATGAGAACGGCCTATGGCATCATTTCCACCTGTCCTAGAAGCTGCATGTTCTCTGTTGCCATTTGTAGGTCAACAGTGTTCATTAAGCAG gtTGTCATAAAGGTAATCCGTGCCTGGTTCAGCAGTGAGCCATCCGGAGCCATGTTTAAGGGCTG GAAGTCACCCGGCGGGGGCCTGCGGCTGAGCCCGGGGCCGAGGGTTCGGCCGCGTCTCCACCGGCTTCGCTCCTCCATCCAGCCAGGAGGGGACCCGGCTCCACCCCGGACAGACGAGAGGTCTACTAATTTGGGTGTGGAATCg CCGGGTCCCCTCCGGGTCGGCTGGACGCGGGAGAGACCAACCAGGCTGCGGGCTGCGCGGGGGGCTAAGGCGGGGCCGCGGCTCCCTCCCCTCGGCCTGTGGGCCCGCGACCCGCTCTGGGCGGAGGACCCTGCACCTTCCGCTCCCCACCCCCGGCACCGGGGCCCCACCCCGGAGCTGCGGACCCCGGGCACCCAGGCCCCACCCCGGAGCTGCCGACCCCGGGCACCCAGGCCCCACCCCGGAGCTGCCGACCCCGGGCACCCAGGCCCCACCCCGGAGCTGCCGACCCCGGGCACCCAGGCCCCACCCCGGAGCTGCAGACCCCGGGCACCCAGGCCCCACCCCGGAGCTGCCGACCCCGGGCACCCAGGCCCCACCCTGGAGCTGCGGACCCCGGGCACCCAGGCCTCACCCCGGAGCTGCCGACCCCGGGCACCCAGGCCCCACCCGGAGCTGCCGACCCCGGGCACCCAGGCCCCACCCGGAGCTGCTGACCCCGGGCACCCAGGCCCCACCCCGGAGCTGCGGACCCCGGGCACCCAGGCCCCACCCCGGAGCTGCGGACCCCGGGCACCCAGGCCCCACCCGGAGCTGCTGACCCCGGGCACCCAGGCCCCACCCTGGAGCTGCGGACCCCGGGCACCCAGGCCTCACCCCGGAGCTGCCGACCCCGGGCACCCAGGCCCCACCCCGGAGCTGCGGACCCGGGCACCCAGGCCCCACCCCGGAGCTGCCGACCCCGGGCACCCAGGCCCCACCCCGGAGCTGCGGACCCCGGGCACCCAGGCCCCACCCCGGAGCTGCGGACCCCGGGCACCCAGGCCCCACCCCGGAGCTGCCGACCCCGGGCACCCAGGCCCCACCCCGGAGCTGCCGACCCCGGGCACCCAGGCCCCACCCCGGAGCTGCGGACCCGGGCACCCAGGCCCCACCCCGGAGCTGCCGACCCCGGGCACCCAGGCCCCACCCCGGAGCTGCCGACCCCGGGCACCCAGGCCCCACCCCGGAGCTGCCGACCCCGGGCACCCAGGCCCCACCCCGGAGCTGCCGACCCCGGGCACCCAGGCCCCACCCCGGAGCTGCGGACCCGGGCACCCAGGCCCCACCCTGGAGCTGCGGACCCCGGGCACCCAGGCCCCACCCCGGAGCTGCCGACCCCGGGCACCCAGGCCCCACCCCGGAGCTGCGGACCCGGGCACCCAGGCCCCACCCCGGAGCTGCCGACCCCGGGCACCCAGGCCCCAcggccccaccccggagctgCCGACCCCGGGCACCCAGGCCCCACCCCGGAGCTGCGGACCCGGGCACCCAGGCCCCACCCTGGAGCTGCGGACCCCGGGCACCCAGGCCCCACCCCGAGGAGCAGCCCACCCCGCGGGCGGAGACCCGGAGGCCTACCCACAGCCCTGGGTTCTTCAAGGCCTTCGGTGTCTGGCACTCACCCCACTGCACCCCACTGCACCCCACTGTCTGCCCTGTCCCTCCGTTGCCCGAGCAGGGCAGTCCCGGTTCTCAGGTGTTCCCGAGGAACCCGGCCCCTCTCCTGCCGTCCCCCCTTGCCCTCTCTCCCCCTTGCCCTCTCTCCCCGCTGCCTGA